A part of Oncorhynchus clarkii lewisi isolate Uvic-CL-2024 chromosome 17, UVic_Ocla_1.0, whole genome shotgun sequence genomic DNA contains:
- the LOC139370876 gene encoding prolargin-like produces MKTGVGLYTALVLCLLMGTVFLQRPRPKKPPKPPKPSKRPSFKPAPPPKEPEPQEPTDFPPPIIGPPSMFPDCPRECFCPPSFPNALYCENRNLRTVPVIPSRVQYLYLQNNYISEVTAEPFNNATELRWVNMANNRIKKVDKQVFEKVPGLLFLYMERNQLKEVPDDLPAGLEQLRLSHNQISKIPSGAFGKMEHLALLDLHHNKLSDSDMGKNTFKDLKNLVQLNLAHNILKKMPANIPNGIAQLFLDRNNIDNIPKDYFQGFSNLAFVRLNYNQLSDKGVPKAVFNVSTLLDLHLAHNQLTSVPLFNPQLEHLHLNHNSIESINGTQLCPFSLSSESLTDEALMPRLRYLRLDGNHLSPPVPLDVIMCFRHLKSIVV; encoded by the exons ATGAAGACAGGTGTGGGACTCTACACTGCCCTGGTGCTCTGTCTCCTGATGGGGACAGTGTTTTTACAGAGACCACGGCCTAAGAAACCTCCTAAGCCTCCAAAGCCCAGTAAGCGCCCCTCCTTCAAGCCTGCCCCGCCACCTAAGGAACCAGAACCCCAGGAGCCCACAGATTTTCCCCCTCCCATCATTGGCCCCCCTTCCATGTTCCCTGACTGTCCCCGGGAGTGTTTCTGCCCCCCTTCCTTCCCCAATGCCCTCTATTGCGAGAACCGGAACCTCCGTACGGTCCCTGTGATCCCGTCCAGAGTACAATACCTGTACCTGCAGAACAACTACATCTCTGAGGTAACGGCGGAACCCTTCAACAATGCCACAGAGCTGCGATGGGTCAACATGGCCAACAACCGCATCAAAAAAGTGGACAAGCAG GTGTTTGAGAAGGTACCTGGTCTGTTGTTTCTCTACATGGAGAGGAACCAGCTGAAGGAGGTTCCTGATGACCTGCCAGCTGGGTTGGAGCAGCTCAGACTCAGCCACAACCAGATCTCCAAGATCCCATCTGGAGCCTTCGGCAAGATGGAGCACCTCGCTCTGCTCGACCTGCACCACAACAag TTGAGTGACAGTGACATGGGGAAGAACACTTTTAAAGACCTGAAGAACCTGGTTCAGCTGAACTTGGCCCACAACATCCTGAAGAAGATGCCAGCTAACATCCCCAATGGCATCGCACAGCTATTCCTGGACAGGAACAACATTGACAACATCCCTAA GGACTACTTCCAAGGCTTCTCCAACCTGGCGTTTGTGAGGCTCAACTACAACCAGCTGAGTGATAAGGGAGTCCCTAAGGCTGTGTTCAACGTATCCACTCTGCTAGACCTTCACCTGGCCCACAACCAGCTCACCTCCGTCCCCCTGTTCAACCCCCAGCTGGAGCACTTGCACCTCAACCACAACAGCATCGAGA GTATTAATGGGACCCAGCTGTGTCCATTTAGTCTGTCCTCTGAGAGTCTGACTGATGAGGCGCTGATGCCCAGGCTCAG GTACCTGCGTCTGGATGGGAACCACCTGAGTCCTCCTGTCCCTCTAGATGTCATCATGTGTTTCAGACACCTCAAGTCCATCGTTGTCTAG